From a single Chloroflexota bacterium genomic region:
- a CDS encoding EAL domain-containing protein produces the protein MTLEVSPAAAPLAPHRLPPPVAGQANVVSSARHESQSEQALLEHALILACTAVGMGTAFVARDNADGACRRVAAVHRQPGGPTLIVGQALVCRPAAAGSPGSGSRGAGDPGSGRGAATDAWLLALPGVAAGLTVPILLADGTAHGVLGAVDSRPRAIAREDRATLAEAALVVAALLDQESIKRRHDLVLRSAGEGIVGLDRQGVITFVSTMAARTLGYQPADLIGRDHHALFHHSGSHGEPLSEADCPILAAIRSGNGHREADAVFWRRTGRAVPVEYVCTPMPDAVNADAALLLFKDVTESRAFEEEMLRQAYHDPLTALPNRNLFMERLEHHLQENQRASDGMAVLFLDLDRFKNINDSLGHGAGDELLIGVAQRVAACIRQDDVVARFGGDEFAVMLTGVRHSADAVLVAEKLLADIQEPFVLDGHEAYVGTSIGIAVAGPHSEAGALIRDADVALHRAKLGGKGRCVVFEETMPAFSVERLSLEADLRRALERRELRLYYQPVLDLGTEKIVGAEALVRWEHPKHGLVSPSDFIPMAEETGLILPIGKWVLEEACRQATIWRRKYADHADFTMAVNLSARQFQQPDLVEQVRAALERADFAPELLRLEITESILMEDVDATQAQLLALRGLGVKLAIDDFGTGYSSLSYIQRFPVDTLKIDRSFVMGLSEDARNPSIVQAAASLAHALGMDVTAEGIETVDQLRSLQGLSCDHGQGYLFARPLSSEAIDSLLTNGIPRDR, from the coding sequence GTGACCCTTGAGGTGAGCCCTGCCGCCGCGCCGCTCGCTCCACATCGGCTGCCACCACCGGTAGCCGGGCAGGCGAACGTGGTGTCGTCCGCGCGCCACGAGTCCCAGAGCGAGCAGGCGCTGCTGGAACATGCTCTGATCCTGGCGTGTACGGCCGTCGGCATGGGGACAGCGTTCGTGGCGCGCGACAATGCTGACGGCGCCTGTCGGCGGGTGGCCGCCGTCCATCGGCAACCCGGCGGGCCGACACTTATCGTGGGGCAGGCGCTCGTGTGTCGCCCCGCTGCCGCTGGCAGTCCAGGCAGCGGCAGTCGCGGCGCCGGCGATCCGGGCAGCGGTCGTGGAGCCGCCACCGATGCCTGGCTGCTCGCCCTTCCTGGCGTGGCCGCCGGCCTGACCGTTCCGATCCTGCTGGCGGACGGAACAGCGCATGGCGTCCTCGGCGCGGTCGATTCGCGCCCCCGGGCGATCGCCCGCGAGGACCGCGCGACGCTGGCGGAAGCGGCCCTCGTTGTCGCGGCGCTGCTGGATCAGGAGTCCATCAAACGCCGGCACGACCTCGTGCTGCGCTCGGCCGGCGAGGGCATCGTCGGGCTGGATCGGCAGGGCGTCATCACGTTCGTCAGCACCATGGCGGCGCGGACGCTCGGCTACCAGCCTGCAGACCTGATCGGCCGGGACCACCACGCGCTGTTCCATCACTCGGGATCACACGGCGAACCGCTGTCGGAGGCCGACTGCCCGATTCTGGCAGCGATCCGGTCCGGCAATGGTCACCGCGAGGCCGACGCGGTCTTCTGGCGGAGGACCGGCCGTGCCGTCCCCGTCGAGTACGTCTGCACGCCGATGCCGGACGCGGTCAACGCAGACGCCGCCCTGCTGCTCTTCAAGGACGTGACCGAGTCACGCGCCTTCGAAGAGGAGATGCTACGGCAGGCGTACCACGACCCGCTGACCGCGCTCCCGAACCGAAACCTGTTCATGGAGCGGCTCGAACATCACCTGCAAGAGAATCAGCGGGCGTCAGACGGCATGGCCGTGCTGTTCCTCGACCTGGACCGCTTCAAGAACATCAACGACAGCCTCGGGCACGGCGCGGGCGACGAATTGCTGATCGGAGTGGCGCAACGGGTGGCCGCCTGCATCCGCCAGGATGACGTCGTCGCGCGGTTCGGCGGCGACGAATTCGCCGTGATGCTGACCGGCGTGCGCCACTCTGCCGACGCGGTGCTCGTAGCCGAGAAGCTCCTGGCGGACATCCAGGAGCCGTTCGTCCTTGACGGCCACGAAGCCTACGTCGGGACCAGCATCGGCATCGCCGTGGCCGGCCCGCACTCGGAGGCGGGGGCGCTGATTCGGGATGCCGACGTGGCATTGCACCGCGCGAAGCTCGGCGGCAAGGGCCGCTGCGTCGTCTTTGAGGAGACGATGCCGGCGTTCTCGGTCGAGCGGCTGAGCCTGGAGGCCGATCTTCGGCGGGCGCTCGAACGGCGCGAGCTGCGGCTGTACTACCAGCCGGTGCTCGACCTCGGCACCGAGAAGATCGTCGGCGCGGAAGCCCTGGTGCGCTGGGAGCATCCGAAGCATGGACTGGTGTCCCCGTCCGACTTCATCCCGATGGCCGAGGAGACCGGGCTGATCCTCCCCATCGGCAAATGGGTGCTGGAGGAGGCCTGCCGGCAGGCGACGATCTGGCGACGAAAGTACGCCGATCACGCTGACTTCACGATGGCCGTCAACCTCTCGGCGCGGCAGTTCCAGCAGCCAGACCTGGTGGAACAGGTGCGCGCGGCCCTGGAGCGTGCCGACTTCGCGCCGGAGCTGCTGCGGCTGGAGATCACCGAGAGCATCCTGATGGAGGACGTCGACGCCACGCAGGCTCAGTTGCTCGCGCTGCGCGGCCTGGGCGTGAAGCTCGCCATCGACGACTTCGGCACGGGCTACTCGTCGCTCAGCTACATCCAGCGGTTCCCGGTGGACACGCTCAAGATCGACCGCTCGTTCGTGATGGGCCTCAGCGAGGACGCCCGCAACCCCAGCATCGTGCAGGCGGCGGCGTCGCTCGCGCACGCCCTGGGCATGGACGTGACCGCCGAAGGCATCGAGACGGTCGATCAGCTCCGCTCGCTTCAGGGGCTGAGCTGCGACCACGGCCAGGGCTACCTGTTCGCCCGGCCGCTGAGCAGCGAAGCCATCGACAGCCTGCTGACGAACGGCATCCCGCGCGACCGCTAG
- a CDS encoding ABC transporter permease: MTGYVVQRLLLALLVIWGVSIITFFLTFLSGDPAVLMLPPDATAERVAQFRREWGFDRPLIVQYGSFLLRAVQGDLGTSLRHGTPALPLIAERLPATFQLTLTAMVLAILLAIPLGVLSATQRGKIVDLLAMAVALLGQAVPNFWLAIMAILFFAVTLGWLPTSGRGTWLHVVMPAGVLATGLMALLTRITRSSMLEILSEDYVRTARAKGLPGWAVLTRHALRNALIPLVTVIGLQFGYILGGAVVVETVFTWPGVGLFTIQAITNRDYPVVQAAVLILSTAVVTINLLVDLLYGLLDPRIRVRG; encoded by the coding sequence GTGACCGGCTACGTCGTCCAGCGGCTGCTGCTGGCCCTGCTGGTGATCTGGGGCGTCTCGATCATCACCTTCTTCCTGACGTTTCTGAGTGGCGATCCGGCGGTGCTGATGCTGCCGCCGGACGCCACCGCTGAGCGCGTCGCCCAGTTCCGGCGCGAGTGGGGCTTCGACCGGCCGCTGATCGTCCAGTACGGCAGCTTCCTGCTGCGCGCCGTCCAGGGCGATCTCGGCACCTCCTTGCGGCACGGCACGCCGGCCCTGCCGCTGATCGCCGAACGGCTCCCGGCAACCTTCCAGCTGACGCTGACGGCGATGGTGCTGGCGATCCTGCTGGCGATTCCGCTCGGCGTGCTGAGCGCGACGCAGCGGGGCAAGATCGTGGATCTCCTGGCGATGGCCGTCGCGCTGCTCGGGCAGGCCGTCCCGAACTTCTGGCTGGCGATCATGGCGATCTTGTTCTTCGCCGTGACGCTCGGCTGGCTGCCGACTTCCGGGCGGGGGACGTGGCTGCACGTCGTGATGCCCGCGGGCGTGCTGGCCACGGGCCTGATGGCCCTGCTGACCCGGATCACTCGCTCCTCGATGCTGGAGATCCTCTCGGAGGACTACGTTCGCACGGCGCGAGCGAAGGGCCTGCCCGGCTGGGCCGTGCTGACCCGTCACGCCTTGCGGAACGCCCTGATCCCGCTGGTCACGGTCATTGGCCTCCAGTTCGGCTACATCCTGGGCGGGGCCGTCGTCGTCGAGACCGTCTTCACCTGGCCGGGCGTCGGCCTGTTCACCATTCAGGCGATCACGAACCGCGATTATCCGGTCGTGCAGGCGGCGGTGCTGATCCTCTCGACGGCAGTCGTCACCATCAATCTGCTGGTTGACCTGCTGTACGGCCTGCTCGATCCGCGCATCCGCGTGCGAGGCTGA
- a CDS encoding ABC transporter permease has translation MTFGATVVGLVILLAVLAPVVVTRDPITQNLALANRPPAWQARGSIQAPLGTDQFGRDVWSRIVYGAQISLAIGTTAALLGAVVGVSAGLAAGFYGGKVDILVMRIVDLNLAFPLILLALAIAAILGPSLQNLILVMALTTWMIYARVVRGVTLSIREREFIQAARAIGVSNVRIMWRHILPNLMAPVLVIFTLELARVILMESALSFLGVGVPPPTPTWGRMLAEGRNVLTTAPWIATFPGVAITLTVLGVNLFGDGLRDLLDPRLRKQT, from the coding sequence ATGACCTTCGGGGCAACAGTCGTGGGGCTGGTGATCCTGCTGGCGGTGCTGGCCCCGGTCGTGGTCACCCGCGATCCGATCACCCAGAATCTCGCCCTGGCCAACCGGCCTCCGGCCTGGCAGGCGCGTGGCTCGATCCAGGCGCCGCTCGGGACGGACCAGTTCGGGCGGGATGTCTGGTCCCGCATCGTGTACGGCGCGCAGATCTCGCTGGCGATTGGCACGACGGCGGCGCTGCTCGGGGCGGTCGTCGGCGTCTCGGCCGGGCTGGCGGCCGGGTTCTACGGCGGCAAGGTTGACATCCTGGTGATGCGGATCGTCGATCTGAACCTGGCGTTTCCGCTGATCCTGTTGGCGCTGGCCATCGCCGCGATTCTCGGCCCGAGCTTACAGAACCTGATCCTGGTGATGGCCTTGACGACCTGGATGATCTACGCTCGGGTGGTCCGTGGCGTGACGCTCTCGATCCGCGAGCGCGAGTTCATCCAGGCGGCCCGGGCCATCGGCGTCAGCAATGTACGCATCATGTGGCGGCACATCCTCCCGAACCTGATGGCCCCGGTCCTGGTGATCTTCACCCTGGAGCTGGCCCGCGTCATCCTGATGGAATCTGCGCTCAGCTTCCTGGGCGTCGGGGTGCCGCCCCCGACGCCGACCTGGGGCCGCATGCTGGCCGAGGGACGCAACGTCCTGACGACGGCGCCCTGGATCGCGACGTTCCCCGGTGTGGCGATCACCCTCACGGTGCTCGGCGTCAACCTGTTTGGCGACGGCCTCCGCGACCTGCTGGACCCGCGCCTCCGAAAACAGACCTGA